In one window of Octopus bimaculoides isolate UCB-OBI-ISO-001 chromosome 20, ASM119413v2, whole genome shotgun sequence DNA:
- the LOC106869191 gene encoding serine/threonine-protein kinase PAK 2 isoform X2, with protein sequence MNHIAEITIVLGIHIAANMFSRFRKPSVIEPEKPMAISSPYNVKQNFHVGFDNETKLFVGMPPTWQALLSKSDITTKEQEENPDAVITALKTFQKSIKRKPSDIKIMVVASNIRQSDDEIDNISPDECNKEDTDTQKGNDCFDGVVEERVKDNSEEDVITRRKKEDRTKTMSDEEVRKALEALVNSDNPEEKYTLGADLGAGASGAVSKATDKSTGNVVAIKKMNLHNQPKKELIITEIEVLKEVSHPNLVNFLDCYLVGENLWVVMEYLDGGALTDVVMETVMNEGQIAAVCRETLRGLDYLHQRNIIHRDIKSDNVLLGLDGQVKLTDFGFCAQLAENNSQRHTMVGTPYWMAPEVVSRKPYGNKVDIWSLGIMIIEMLEGEPPYLSERPLKAIFMIAKYGKPEIKKEDSLSPVLKDFIYKCLEVEVETRASAQDLLRHKFLSNCKPLSSLKPLILAAREVRGLASK encoded by the exons atgaaccacattgcagaaatcacaat agttCTTGGTATACACATTGCTGCAAACATGTTTTCCCGATTCAGGAAGCCGTCTGTCATTGAGCCTGAAAAACCAATGGCAATTTCATCTCCTTATAATGTGAAACAAAATTTCCACGTTGGGTTTGATAATGAAACCAAACTGTTTGTCGGGATGCCACCAACATGGCAGGCTCTCCTCAGTAAATCTGATATCAC gacCAAAGAACAGGAAGAAAATCCAGATGCTGTAATAACAGCACTAAAAACGTTCCAGAAATCTATTAAGCGGAAACCATCAGATATAAAGATTATGGTAGTGGCGTCAAACATCAGACAGTCAGATGATGAGATTGATAATATTTCACCGGATGAATGTAATAAAGAG gacacagacacacaaaaggGTAATGATTGTTTTGATGGTGTCGTTGAAGAAAGGGTCAAAGATAACAGTGAGGAAGATGTCATAACTCGACGGAAGAAAGAGGATCGCACAAAGACCATGTCTGATGAAGAAGTTCGGAAAGCACTTG AAGCTTTAGTGAACTCGGATAATCCTGAGGAAAAATATACTCTTGGAGCTGACTTGGGTGCCGG GGCATCTGGAGCGGTTTCTAAGGCAACTGATAAAAGTACGGGCAACGTAGTTGCTATAAAGAAGATGAATTTACATAATCAGCCGAAGAAGGAATTAATTATTACCGAAATTGAAGTTCTAAAAGAAGTCAGTCACCCAAATCTTGTAAACTTTCTGGATTGTTATCTTGTCGGAGAAAACCTGTGGGTTGTCATGGAATATCTGGACGGTGGAGCCCTCACCGATGTCGTAATGGAAACCGTTATGAACGAAGGTCAAATTGCTGCTGTGTGTCGGGAAACTCTACGAGGGCTTGATTATCTTCATCAACGAAATATTATTCACAGAGACATTAAAAGCGACAATGTCTTGCTCGGTTTGGACGGCCAAGTAAAACTCACTGATTTCGGGTTTTGTGCTCAATTAGCTGAAAATAATAGCCAACGACACACTATGGTCGGTACCCCTTATTGGATGGCACCAGAAGTCGTTTCTCG GAAACCATACGGAAACAAAGTGGATATCTGGAGTCTTGGAATCATGATTATTGAAATGTTGGAGGGAGAACCCCCTTACCTCTCAGAAAGGCCTCTCAAAGCAATCTTCATGATTGCTAAATATGGTAAACCTGAAATCAAAAAGGAGGATTCTTTGTCCCCAGTTTTAAAAGACTTTATTTACAAATGTCTTGAAGTTGAAGTAGAAACCCGAGCATCCGCACAGGATCTTCTCCGtcataaatttctctcaaattgtaAGCCTCTATCCTCACTCAAACCACTCATTCTCGCTGCACGTGAAGTTCGAGGTCTAGcatcaaaataa
- the LOC106869191 gene encoding serine/threonine-protein kinase PAK 2 isoform X1: MKKILFQLPFLYKHNLKISGDFTHRVLGIHIAANMFSRFRKPSVIEPEKPMAISSPYNVKQNFHVGFDNETKLFVGMPPTWQALLSKSDITTKEQEENPDAVITALKTFQKSIKRKPSDIKIMVVASNIRQSDDEIDNISPDECNKEDTDTQKGNDCFDGVVEERVKDNSEEDVITRRKKEDRTKTMSDEEVRKALEALVNSDNPEEKYTLGADLGAGASGAVSKATDKSTGNVVAIKKMNLHNQPKKELIITEIEVLKEVSHPNLVNFLDCYLVGENLWVVMEYLDGGALTDVVMETVMNEGQIAAVCRETLRGLDYLHQRNIIHRDIKSDNVLLGLDGQVKLTDFGFCAQLAENNSQRHTMVGTPYWMAPEVVSRKPYGNKVDIWSLGIMIIEMLEGEPPYLSERPLKAIFMIAKYGKPEIKKEDSLSPVLKDFIYKCLEVEVETRASAQDLLRHKFLSNCKPLSSLKPLILAAREVRGLASK, encoded by the exons ATGAAGAAAATCTTATTTCAATTGCCTTTTCTTTACAAGCATAACTTGAAGATATCCGGTGATTTTACACACAG agttCTTGGTATACACATTGCTGCAAACATGTTTTCCCGATTCAGGAAGCCGTCTGTCATTGAGCCTGAAAAACCAATGGCAATTTCATCTCCTTATAATGTGAAACAAAATTTCCACGTTGGGTTTGATAATGAAACCAAACTGTTTGTCGGGATGCCACCAACATGGCAGGCTCTCCTCAGTAAATCTGATATCAC gacCAAAGAACAGGAAGAAAATCCAGATGCTGTAATAACAGCACTAAAAACGTTCCAGAAATCTATTAAGCGGAAACCATCAGATATAAAGATTATGGTAGTGGCGTCAAACATCAGACAGTCAGATGATGAGATTGATAATATTTCACCGGATGAATGTAATAAAGAG gacacagacacacaaaaggGTAATGATTGTTTTGATGGTGTCGTTGAAGAAAGGGTCAAAGATAACAGTGAGGAAGATGTCATAACTCGACGGAAGAAAGAGGATCGCACAAAGACCATGTCTGATGAAGAAGTTCGGAAAGCACTTG AAGCTTTAGTGAACTCGGATAATCCTGAGGAAAAATATACTCTTGGAGCTGACTTGGGTGCCGG GGCATCTGGAGCGGTTTCTAAGGCAACTGATAAAAGTACGGGCAACGTAGTTGCTATAAAGAAGATGAATTTACATAATCAGCCGAAGAAGGAATTAATTATTACCGAAATTGAAGTTCTAAAAGAAGTCAGTCACCCAAATCTTGTAAACTTTCTGGATTGTTATCTTGTCGGAGAAAACCTGTGGGTTGTCATGGAATATCTGGACGGTGGAGCCCTCACCGATGTCGTAATGGAAACCGTTATGAACGAAGGTCAAATTGCTGCTGTGTGTCGGGAAACTCTACGAGGGCTTGATTATCTTCATCAACGAAATATTATTCACAGAGACATTAAAAGCGACAATGTCTTGCTCGGTTTGGACGGCCAAGTAAAACTCACTGATTTCGGGTTTTGTGCTCAATTAGCTGAAAATAATAGCCAACGACACACTATGGTCGGTACCCCTTATTGGATGGCACCAGAAGTCGTTTCTCG GAAACCATACGGAAACAAAGTGGATATCTGGAGTCTTGGAATCATGATTATTGAAATGTTGGAGGGAGAACCCCCTTACCTCTCAGAAAGGCCTCTCAAAGCAATCTTCATGATTGCTAAATATGGTAAACCTGAAATCAAAAAGGAGGATTCTTTGTCCCCAGTTTTAAAAGACTTTATTTACAAATGTCTTGAAGTTGAAGTAGAAACCCGAGCATCCGCACAGGATCTTCTCCGtcataaatttctctcaaattgtaAGCCTCTATCCTCACTCAAACCACTCATTCTCGCTGCACGTGAAGTTCGAGGTCTAGcatcaaaataa
- the LOC106869191 gene encoding serine/threonine-protein kinase PAK 2 isoform X3 produces the protein MFSRFRKPSVIEPEKPMAISSPYNVKQNFHVGFDNETKLFVGMPPTWQALLSKSDITTKEQEENPDAVITALKTFQKSIKRKPSDIKIMVVASNIRQSDDEIDNISPDECNKEDTDTQKGNDCFDGVVEERVKDNSEEDVITRRKKEDRTKTMSDEEVRKALEALVNSDNPEEKYTLGADLGAGASGAVSKATDKSTGNVVAIKKMNLHNQPKKELIITEIEVLKEVSHPNLVNFLDCYLVGENLWVVMEYLDGGALTDVVMETVMNEGQIAAVCRETLRGLDYLHQRNIIHRDIKSDNVLLGLDGQVKLTDFGFCAQLAENNSQRHTMVGTPYWMAPEVVSRKPYGNKVDIWSLGIMIIEMLEGEPPYLSERPLKAIFMIAKYGKPEIKKEDSLSPVLKDFIYKCLEVEVETRASAQDLLRHKFLSNCKPLSSLKPLILAAREVRGLASK, from the exons ATGTTTTCCCGATTCAGGAAGCCGTCTGTCATTGAGCCTGAAAAACCAATGGCAATTTCATCTCCTTATAATGTGAAACAAAATTTCCACGTTGGGTTTGATAATGAAACCAAACTGTTTGTCGGGATGCCACCAACATGGCAGGCTCTCCTCAGTAAATCTGATATCAC gacCAAAGAACAGGAAGAAAATCCAGATGCTGTAATAACAGCACTAAAAACGTTCCAGAAATCTATTAAGCGGAAACCATCAGATATAAAGATTATGGTAGTGGCGTCAAACATCAGACAGTCAGATGATGAGATTGATAATATTTCACCGGATGAATGTAATAAAGAG gacacagacacacaaaaggGTAATGATTGTTTTGATGGTGTCGTTGAAGAAAGGGTCAAAGATAACAGTGAGGAAGATGTCATAACTCGACGGAAGAAAGAGGATCGCACAAAGACCATGTCTGATGAAGAAGTTCGGAAAGCACTTG AAGCTTTAGTGAACTCGGATAATCCTGAGGAAAAATATACTCTTGGAGCTGACTTGGGTGCCGG GGCATCTGGAGCGGTTTCTAAGGCAACTGATAAAAGTACGGGCAACGTAGTTGCTATAAAGAAGATGAATTTACATAATCAGCCGAAGAAGGAATTAATTATTACCGAAATTGAAGTTCTAAAAGAAGTCAGTCACCCAAATCTTGTAAACTTTCTGGATTGTTATCTTGTCGGAGAAAACCTGTGGGTTGTCATGGAATATCTGGACGGTGGAGCCCTCACCGATGTCGTAATGGAAACCGTTATGAACGAAGGTCAAATTGCTGCTGTGTGTCGGGAAACTCTACGAGGGCTTGATTATCTTCATCAACGAAATATTATTCACAGAGACATTAAAAGCGACAATGTCTTGCTCGGTTTGGACGGCCAAGTAAAACTCACTGATTTCGGGTTTTGTGCTCAATTAGCTGAAAATAATAGCCAACGACACACTATGGTCGGTACCCCTTATTGGATGGCACCAGAAGTCGTTTCTCG GAAACCATACGGAAACAAAGTGGATATCTGGAGTCTTGGAATCATGATTATTGAAATGTTGGAGGGAGAACCCCCTTACCTCTCAGAAAGGCCTCTCAAAGCAATCTTCATGATTGCTAAATATGGTAAACCTGAAATCAAAAAGGAGGATTCTTTGTCCCCAGTTTTAAAAGACTTTATTTACAAATGTCTTGAAGTTGAAGTAGAAACCCGAGCATCCGCACAGGATCTTCTCCGtcataaatttctctcaaattgtaAGCCTCTATCCTCACTCAAACCACTCATTCTCGCTGCACGTGAAGTTCGAGGTCTAGcatcaaaataa